One genomic region from Cetobacterium sp. 8H encodes:
- a CDS encoding efflux RND transporter periplasmic adaptor subunit, which translates to MNKKIAIGILALLLAGGIGYKGMQIASGKEVKVYKIEMGTLSSSILYAGVVAPGDVVPVYVEAPALVESIDARVGQEVEPGDKLMVFSSKSIIENDKELRINELDMKDIKLRIADLEGGSLKLELDNRKLEMRNLEEKVNGDIRRLPVVMAEAKSLKDKAEAYKKLLAQDGVSSTEASRASTEADKKAVELEDLKMSLELNRQKFELMAVSFESLTRELQIEEAKLKSQLEKLELNNEILARRAEQLKKPLVAPVAGVITAIDVQEGSNAHSGQRLLSISPRGESTIKVEVPMYQATSVTPNQKATIRTSSSEGELTYTGTVSRVSSVARESLLGNKKEKVIEVEVKVSEKNNLKPGFITDVEISSESSRSVATVTSFSVLEEGDKAYVFVVEDGKVRKTEIKLGAKTNTDYEVLNLSVGTEVVINPFKVSSGERVKAVI; encoded by the coding sequence ATGAATAAGAAAATAGCTATAGGGATTTTAGCTCTTCTACTTGCTGGAGGAATAGGATACAAAGGGATGCAGATCGCTTCAGGAAAAGAGGTAAAAGTCTATAAAATAGAGATGGGAACACTTTCTAGTTCAATTTTATATGCAGGAGTTGTTGCACCAGGGGATGTTGTACCGGTTTATGTTGAAGCACCAGCACTTGTTGAAAGCATAGATGCTCGTGTGGGACAAGAGGTTGAGCCAGGGGATAAACTTATGGTTTTCAGTTCTAAAAGTATAATTGAAAATGATAAGGAGCTGCGTATAAATGAGCTCGATATGAAAGATATAAAGCTTAGAATTGCTGACCTTGAAGGCGGATCGCTAAAGCTTGAACTAGATAATAGAAAACTTGAGATGAGAAACCTTGAAGAAAAAGTTAATGGAGATATAAGAAGACTTCCAGTTGTTATGGCGGAAGCTAAAAGTTTAAAAGATAAGGCAGAAGCATATAAAAAACTGTTAGCTCAGGATGGAGTTTCAAGCACTGAAGCTAGTAGAGCTTCAACTGAAGCAGATAAAAAAGCTGTTGAGCTAGAGGACTTGAAGATGTCATTAGAACTTAATAGACAAAAGTTTGAACTTATGGCTGTAAGTTTTGAAAGTCTAACTAGAGAACTTCAAATAGAAGAAGCTAAATTAAAATCTCAACTAGAAAAGTTAGAGCTAAACAATGAGATTTTAGCAAGACGTGCAGAGCAACTTAAAAAACCACTTGTGGCTCCAGTAGCTGGGGTTATAACAGCAATAGATGTACAAGAGGGAAGCAATGCTCACAGTGGTCAAAGACTTCTTTCAATATCACCTAGAGGTGAGAGCACAATAAAAGTAGAGGTACCTATGTATCAAGCTACAAGTGTGACGCCAAATCAGAAGGCAACAATAAGAACTAGCTCATCTGAAGGGGAGCTAACTTATACAGGTACTGTATCAAGAGTATCAAGTGTAGCTAGAGAGAGTCTTCTAGGAAACAAAAAAGAAAAGGTTATTGAAGTTGAAGTTAAAGTTTCAGAAAAAAATAATCTTAAACCGGGTTTTATAACAGATGTTGAGATAAGTAGTGAATCTTCAAGAAGTGTTGCAACTGTAACCTCATTTTCTGTTTTAGAAGAGGGGGATAAGGCATATGTGTTTGTTGTTGAAGATGGGAAAGTAAGAAAAACTGAAATTAAGTTAGGTGCAAAGACAAATACTGACTACGAAGTTTTAAATCTTTCTGTAGGAACAGAGGTTGTAATAAATCCATTTAAGGTTAGTAGCGGTGAAAGAGTAAAGGCTGTGATCTAA
- a CDS encoding ABC transporter permease, translated as MKFWMAYRLLLGNRGRALFPLGGVIVGAMALIMTLSLGEGAKNIIDNDLSAIGSNRILVGAENLGSRDLEIIERLPFVEYGVFPEKRESVDNIIFKGYSKKALHAMGLPDLQENEVVLDKSQFHEKKVGELIELETGNGKRIFRIRDLYQELSPFETMKLGDRVIVGDKTFEKIFGRRDYKSLVISFPQDEDGVEYIPVILRELNRSRLSYGQVRLLETPDVYRKVERIKTFVSKILFSLSFISLIVGGIGVLNLIGASVRERGSYIGIMRTIGMGKRVLIEIFLLEGIIIVGFGSVIGIILGVMMSYMVGLIINIPPYFSLIEIVLSMIVTMGIGLLFGVFPAKKAGKIEIVDALKV; from the coding sequence ATGAAATTTTGGATGGCATATAGACTTCTTTTAGGGAATAGAGGTAGAGCTCTATTCCCACTAGGAGGAGTTATCGTAGGAGCTATGGCTCTTATCATGACTCTATCGTTAGGAGAGGGTGCAAAAAATATAATAGATAACGATCTTTCTGCAATAGGTAGCAATAGGATACTTGTTGGAGCAGAAAATCTAGGAAGTAGAGATTTAGAGATTATTGAAAGGTTGCCTTTTGTGGAATATGGGGTTTTTCCAGAAAAAAGGGAGAGTGTAGATAATATAATCTTTAAAGGATATTCAAAAAAAGCTCTTCATGCGATGGGACTTCCAGATCTGCAGGAAAATGAGGTAGTACTGGATAAAAGTCAGTTTCATGAGAAGAAAGTGGGAGAGCTTATAGAGCTTGAAACGGGGAATGGGAAAAGAATATTTAGGATTAGGGATTTGTATCAAGAGTTGAGTCCATTTGAGACTATGAAACTAGGGGATAGGGTCATAGTTGGAGACAAGACATTTGAAAAAATATTTGGAAGGAGAGACTACAAGAGTTTAGTCATATCCTTTCCACAAGATGAAGATGGGGTGGAATATATACCGGTAATATTGAGGGAGCTGAATAGGTCCCGGTTAAGTTACGGGCAAGTTCGGTTATTAGAAACACCTGATGTTTATAGAAAAGTGGAGAGGATAAAGACTTTTGTAAGCAAAATTTTGTTTAGTCTCTCTTTTATTTCTCTGATAGTTGGTGGGATAGGAGTACTGAACCTTATAGGGGCTTCGGTACGAGAGAGAGGCTCATATATTGGAATAATGAGGACCATAGGAATGGGGAAAAGAGTTCTTATTGAGATATTTCTACTAGAAGGTATAATAATTGTAGGATTTGGTTCTGTTATAGGAATTATATTAGGAGTAATGATGTCATATATGGTAGGATTAATTATAAACATACCACCATACTTTAGTTTGATAGAGATAGTTCTATCCATGATAGTCACAATGGGAATCGGATTATTATTTGGTGTATTTCCAGCTAAAAAAGCTGGAAAAATCGAGATAGTCGATGCCTTAAAAGTTTAA